A single window of Marinobacter sp. LA51 DNA harbors:
- a CDS encoding ExbD/TolR family protein, with protein MKSSRRAGRIRRHHGRVQRAGGLNLVSLMDIFTILVFFLMVNSSDVKVMQSTADVALPQSTAEHEADDSLVVQVASGVILVQGREVARLDGIEVSDSHIAGLADELAYRRQRLSAVPEMGFEVTIMVGRDTNYRLLRKIMQTCVDQQFRQVRLAVEAEVRNG; from the coding sequence ATGAAATCGTCACGCAGAGCTGGAAGGATTCGACGTCATCATGGTCGAGTGCAGCGGGCAGGCGGGCTCAATCTGGTTTCTCTGATGGACATTTTTACCATCCTTGTCTTCTTTCTGATGGTGAATTCGTCCGACGTCAAAGTGATGCAGAGCACGGCCGATGTAGCATTGCCCCAATCCACGGCAGAGCACGAGGCAGATGACTCCCTGGTCGTTCAGGTGGCCAGCGGAGTGATCCTGGTCCAGGGCCGGGAGGTTGCCCGGCTGGATGGGATCGAAGTGAGCGACTCTCACATCGCCGGGTTGGCCGACGAGCTTGCGTACCGTCGTCAGCGGCTATCTGCCGTCCCTGAAATGGGCTTCGAGGTGACCATCATGGTAGGGCGGGATACCAACTACCGGCTGTTGCGTAAGATCATGCAAACCTGTGTTGACCAGCAATTCCGGCAGGTCCGCCTGGCCGTTGAGGCGGAGGTGCGCAATGGCTGA
- a CDS encoding MotA/TolQ/ExbB proton channel family protein, with translation MLDTMVRFFQEGGPFMYPIAVVLAIGLAITLERFFYLASVRRRNRVAFERGILPLLQKRDYQRAMKAASNSDSAIASIMGAGIARLLNHSRREDIEYAMEEGLMEVLPRLEKRTQYLATLANIATLLGLLGTIIGLIAAFTAVAAADPSQKASLLSESISIAMNTTAFGLMSAIPLLMFHALLQTRTNEIVDSFEMAGVKLLNIISDQRSQAAPA, from the coding sequence ATGCTGGACACGATGGTTCGATTTTTTCAGGAAGGTGGGCCGTTTATGTACCCCATCGCGGTGGTGCTCGCCATTGGGCTTGCTATTACCCTCGAGCGCTTTTTTTACCTTGCCTCGGTTCGCCGCAGAAACCGGGTGGCCTTCGAGCGGGGGATTTTACCGCTGCTGCAGAAGCGTGATTACCAGCGTGCGATGAAGGCCGCCAGTAACTCCGACAGCGCGATTGCCTCCATCATGGGTGCAGGCATTGCGCGTCTACTGAATCATAGCCGGCGCGAGGATATCGAATACGCGATGGAAGAAGGGCTGATGGAGGTATTGCCTCGCCTGGAAAAGCGGACCCAATACCTGGCCACCCTTGCGAACATCGCAACCTTGCTGGGTCTGCTGGGCACGATTATTGGCCTGATTGCTGCGTTTACCGCGGTAGCCGCTGCCGACCCTTCGCAGAAGGCAAGCCTGTTGTCAGAGAGTATTTCAATCGCGATGAACACCACGGCATTTGGCCTTATGTCCGCCATTCCACTGCTGATGTTTCATGCGCTGTTGCAAACCCGGACCAACGAGATTGTCGACAGCTTCGAAATGGCAGGCGTCAAATTGTTGAACATCATCTCGGATCAACGCAGCCAAGCCGCCCCGGCTTAA
- a CDS encoding tetratricopeptide repeat protein: MRGFVCALVSSFLMPLSAAAQESFRVELGRDGETIADMRPVYLKFESRPMAAISPAEVARRYQQLFQSSDEPAVRIDALNRLTNIRDRSGQDLGFSPEEEERVYGEVLSSYEAILGQGSFGGRLDELLYQMAKAYALTGQSEQSIDRLKQLVGLYPQSPLVQEARFRIAESDFSAGRFAEAESGYRALINTEDASALRTKAQYMLGWSQFKQGPSAWERAGLTFLSVLDEFLPDTQSLQNPQTSAVDAIDDTFRALALMAARKEGPDTLAAWLEVDAPRHWAYLLFDRLADFHAVQGDYEASVATNQWFVRFHPNHPKNPAFMAQVAAVWERADKHDQVRAAKADYIAMYAAPSSYQALSEQDQARWQLYSRTLADFHYNQGTLAFAKNDKIRGHGAFSAAATYYESLASRTASAGQILRLAGDARLQAGEYLGALSDYQGAAYQTDDYPEAADSGWAALVLLRDGLEGNRRTAEFRPELATISAESDRFEQSFPDDSRLPGLAADLASRWLASGNPEPALTYAGRTVTNANASAEERYAAWLVIAKVRQSQSEYALAERAWKQVLQEMPDPNKNNSESNAKQQLALAIYRQGEAANARGDLTSAVEHFTRIEAVLPGSEIAVKGRFDAANSLLKAGQWAPAIEQLRLFRTRFSDHELTAGISDKLVHAYVASDQPLLAANELLGAASTAAEHWPLQLKAAELFHVAGDQANRDRLYLSYLKTNPSAEDAGQHLQLQTMRHRLIKSGERAGNLRSTMVASELASPWHSEESLAWSARAALVLGARDAAIFTSIPLSQPLADSLDKKQRALESARTRFLEAEQLGGETVRSETLFRRAELYRVLAEDLMTSSVPADLNGLEAMQYQMLLEEEAFPFEEKAIAIHSDNHRRVTDHGYDAWIGKSLGVLAQLNPGRYSRSVRWMTWKDQHASTGGPG, from the coding sequence GACCATTGCCGATATGCGGCCGGTGTACCTCAAATTCGAATCCAGGCCGATGGCGGCCATTTCCCCGGCTGAAGTCGCCCGCCGGTATCAGCAATTGTTCCAGTCGTCCGATGAACCAGCGGTGCGGATTGACGCGCTCAACCGCCTAACCAATATTCGTGATCGCTCTGGTCAAGACCTGGGTTTTTCACCCGAAGAAGAAGAGCGTGTCTATGGAGAAGTGCTCAGCAGTTACGAAGCCATACTGGGGCAGGGTTCATTCGGAGGTCGACTCGACGAACTGTTGTACCAGATGGCCAAGGCTTATGCTCTCACTGGGCAGTCGGAACAGTCTATAGATCGGCTAAAACAACTGGTAGGCCTTTATCCCCAGTCCCCACTCGTGCAGGAGGCGCGCTTCAGGATAGCGGAATCCGACTTTTCGGCGGGTCGGTTTGCCGAAGCAGAGTCCGGCTATCGGGCCTTGATAAACACCGAAGACGCCAGTGCTCTCCGTACAAAAGCTCAATACATGCTGGGATGGAGTCAGTTTAAACAGGGCCCGTCTGCCTGGGAGCGCGCAGGCCTTACTTTTCTGTCCGTGTTGGACGAGTTTCTTCCGGACACTCAAAGCCTTCAGAATCCACAGACCTCAGCGGTCGACGCCATTGATGACACATTCCGGGCCCTGGCTCTGATGGCTGCACGGAAAGAGGGGCCGGATACGTTGGCTGCCTGGCTTGAAGTCGACGCACCGCGACACTGGGCGTATCTGTTATTCGACCGTCTTGCCGATTTCCATGCGGTTCAAGGTGATTACGAGGCAAGCGTTGCCACCAACCAGTGGTTTGTCCGTTTTCACCCGAACCACCCCAAGAACCCTGCGTTCATGGCCCAGGTTGCCGCTGTGTGGGAACGGGCCGACAAACATGACCAAGTCCGTGCCGCCAAGGCAGATTATATTGCGATGTATGCTGCCCCATCGAGTTACCAGGCATTGTCTGAGCAGGACCAGGCGCGATGGCAGTTGTACAGTCGGACGCTCGCCGATTTCCACTACAACCAAGGAACCCTGGCGTTCGCCAAAAACGATAAGATTCGCGGTCACGGCGCGTTCTCCGCAGCAGCTACCTACTATGAATCCCTGGCATCACGCACTGCGTCTGCAGGTCAGATACTTCGCCTTGCCGGCGACGCGCGGTTGCAGGCGGGTGAATATCTCGGGGCGCTGTCGGACTACCAGGGAGCGGCTTATCAGACTGACGATTACCCGGAGGCGGCGGATTCTGGCTGGGCAGCCCTGGTCCTGCTGCGCGATGGTCTTGAGGGCAACCGTCGAACCGCCGAGTTCCGGCCTGAACTGGCAACGATTTCTGCCGAGTCCGATCGATTTGAACAGAGCTTTCCTGACGATTCTCGCCTTCCCGGACTTGCTGCGGATCTGGCTTCCCGGTGGTTGGCATCAGGCAATCCGGAACCGGCACTGACCTATGCAGGCCGGACTGTCACCAACGCCAACGCCTCTGCTGAGGAACGCTATGCTGCCTGGTTGGTGATTGCCAAGGTTCGCCAGAGCCAAAGCGAGTATGCCTTAGCCGAACGGGCCTGGAAGCAGGTATTGCAGGAAATGCCGGATCCTAATAAGAACAATTCGGAGTCGAATGCAAAACAACAGCTGGCACTGGCCATTTACCGCCAGGGTGAAGCGGCCAATGCGCGGGGTGACCTAACCAGTGCGGTCGAGCATTTTACCCGGATAGAAGCCGTTCTGCCGGGATCGGAAATTGCTGTCAAAGGGCGCTTCGATGCCGCCAACTCGTTGCTGAAAGCTGGCCAGTGGGCGCCGGCCATCGAACAACTCCGCCTTTTCCGCACCAGATTTTCTGACCATGAACTGACGGCCGGAATCAGCGACAAACTGGTCCATGCTTACGTGGCCTCGGATCAGCCTCTATTGGCCGCCAATGAGTTGCTCGGCGCCGCGTCGACCGCGGCCGAGCACTGGCCTTTGCAGTTAAAAGCCGCCGAGCTTTTTCACGTAGCCGGAGATCAGGCTAACCGAGACCGGCTCTACTTGTCCTACCTGAAGACCAATCCGAGCGCTGAAGACGCCGGACAACACCTGCAACTACAAACCATGCGACATCGGTTAATCAAGTCTGGTGAGCGGGCCGGAAATCTTCGGTCGACTATGGTGGCAAGTGAATTGGCCAGTCCGTGGCACTCTGAAGAGTCCCTTGCCTGGTCAGCCCGGGCTGCCTTGGTGCTCGGTGCCAGGGATGCCGCGATTTTCACCTCAATTCCCCTGAGCCAGCCACTGGCGGACTCGCTGGATAAAAAACAGCGCGCCCTTGAGAGTGCCCGAACGCGATTTCTTGAGGCTGAGCAGCTGGGAGGGGAGACCGTGCGTTCGGAGACGCTGTTCCGTCGTGCCGAACTTTACCGGGTTTTGGCTGAGGATCTGATGACGTCTTCGGTTCCTGCGGACCTGAATGGACTCGAGGCCATGCAGTATCAGATGTTGCTGGAGGAAGAGGCGTTTCCCTTTGAGGAAAAGGCGATTGCCATTCACTCCGATAATCATCGCCGAGTGACAGACCACGGTTACGATGCCTGGATTGGCAAGAGCCTGGGCGTTCTGGCTCAACTCAACCCTGGGCGTTATAGCCGTTCGGTACGGTGGATGACGTGGAAAGATCAACATGCATCTACTGGAGGGCCTGGATGA
- a CDS encoding ExbD/TolR family protein, translating into MRRRHRKMAASPDLDITPFMNLMIVLVPVLLLGMVFSQVRMIELNFPGQDTAGSAELKELRLVVTLIPAGLEIADSERGVIVALPANKNEQDFDGLRQVLKEIKRRAPDKTDVILEVGPDIDYQTLVHAMDTVRSYPAVVAASVVEGELFPDVALMDAPADRQLSDASGVAAREDV; encoded by the coding sequence ATGAGACGCCGACATCGAAAAATGGCTGCTTCACCGGACCTGGACATCACGCCGTTCATGAATCTGATGATTGTGCTGGTCCCGGTTTTGCTGCTGGGCATGGTGTTCAGCCAGGTGCGCATGATTGAGCTTAATTTTCCCGGGCAAGACACTGCGGGTTCAGCGGAGCTTAAGGAACTCAGGCTGGTGGTAACGTTGATTCCGGCTGGCCTCGAAATTGCGGACAGTGAGCGCGGCGTCATCGTGGCATTGCCAGCGAACAAGAATGAGCAGGATTTTGACGGCCTGAGGCAGGTATTAAAGGAAATAAAACGCCGTGCTCCTGACAAGACCGACGTCATTCTGGAAGTGGGACCGGATATCGATTACCAGACACTGGTGCACGCCATGGATACGGTGCGTTCGTACCCGGCCGTTGTTGCCGCGAGTGTGGTTGAAGGCGAGCTCTTCCCCGATGTTGCGTTGATGGATGCGCCGGCAGATCGACAGCTCTCGGATGCCAGCGGTGTCGCGGCGAGGGAGGACGTATGA